From one Phocoena sinus isolate mPhoSin1 chromosome 6, mPhoSin1.pri, whole genome shotgun sequence genomic stretch:
- the LOC116755071 gene encoding LOW QUALITY PROTEIN: cytochrome P450 1A1-like (The sequence of the model RefSeq protein was modified relative to this genomic sequence to represent the inferred CDS: inserted 2 bases in 2 codons; deleted 1 base in 1 codon) yields MIFGMAITPGEVTNSLIIWGMVFVFVRALRSKGRKRVSPPGPWSFPIIGNLLQLGDHPYLTFMETRKKYGNVFLIRLGMVPVLVVNGMEMVKQVLLKVGEGFPDGEHFSGRPNMHTFSFLAEGKSLTFPVNYGESWKLHKKTASNALXTFSKAEAKSSTCFCLLEKHVIEEVSELVKVSAELTSKNGSFDPRGAITCAVANVVCALCLGKRCDHSDEEFLRTVKENGDLLKASKAANPADFILCFGYLPLQIINSPQEFYQALNQFIALHVQDHLTTYDKDYIQDITDALINTCHNKYAATKTATLNDDEIISTVNDLFGAEFETISTCLYWSFLYLIYYPEIQAKIQGEIDGNIGMKSTRFEDRKILPSTEAFIKEIFRHASFLPFTILHCTTSDTTLNGYFIPRKTCTFINMYQVNHDETIWDNPNLFRPERFLNENMELNRTXVEKVLTFGMGIQKCLREDVARNEIFIFITTVLQQLKLEKCPEAELDLTPMYGLSMKPTPYQLQVETHSTGAARRRYSK; encoded by the exons ATGATATTCGGCATGGCAATCACTCCTGGAGAGGTGACCAATTCTCTCATAATTTGGGggatggtttttgtttttgtaagagCCCTAAGGAGCAAAGGGAGAAAGCGGGTGTCTCCTCCTGGCCCGTGGTCCTTCCCCATCATAGGAAATCTTCTTCAGCTTGGAGACCATCCTTACCTTACATTCATGGAGACGAGGAAGAAATACGGAAATGTCTTTCTCATCAGACTTGGCATGGTGCCTGTCCTGGTGGTGAATGGGATGGAAATGGTGAAACAAGTACTACTCAAAGTtggagagggcttcccag atggagagcaTTTTTCAGGCCGACCTAACAtgcatacattttctttcctggCAGAAGGAAAGAGT TTAACGTTTCCGGTCAATTACGGAGAGAGTTGGAAGCTTCATAAGAAAACTGCTTCCAATGCTT CAACATTTTCTAAAGCAGAAGCAAAATCCTCCACTTGCTTTTGCTTACTTGAGAAACATGTCATTGAGGAAGTTTCTGAGCTGGTAAAAGTCTCTGCAGAGTTGACTTCCAAGAATGGCAGCTTTGACCCCAGAGGTGCTATTACGTGTGCAGTGGCCAACGTTGTCTGTGCCCTTTGTTTGGGCAAGAGATGTGACCACAGTGATGAGGAGTTTCTTAGAACAGTTAAAGAGAATGGTGACTTACTCAAGGCCTCCAAGGCTGCTAATCCTGCCGATTTCATACTGTGTTTCGGCTACCTTCCACTGCAAATTATAAATTCTCCCCAGGAGTTTTATCAGGCCCTGAATCAGTTTATTGCTCTACATGTGCAAGATCATCTTACAACATATGATAAG GACTATATCCAAGATATCACTGATGCTCTGATTAATACATGCCACAACAAATATGCCGCTACCAAAACAGCCACCTTAAATGATGATGAAATCATAAGCACTGTGAATGACCTCTTTGGAGCTG agtttGAAACAATATCAACATGTCTATATTGGAGCTTTCTTTATTTGATATACTATCCAGAAATTCAAGCCAAAATTCAAGGAGAAATTG aTGGAAACATTGGGATGAAATCAACCAGGTTTGAAGACAGGAAAATTTTACCCTCCACAGAAGCTTTCATAAAGGAAATATTCAGACatgcctcctttcttccttttactaTTCTTCATTG TACTACATCAGATACTACTCTGAATGGTTATTTCATTCCCAGGAAAACATGCACCTTTATTAATATGTATCAAGTAAATCATGATGA aaCTATTTGGGATAATCCCAATTTATTTAGACCTGAGAGATTTCTAAATGAAAACATGGAACTGAATAGAA TTGTTGAGAAGGTGTTGACTTTTGGAATGGGAATCCAGAAGTGTCTCAGAGAAGATGTTGCACGAAATGAGATATTCATTTTCATCACCACAGTTCTACAGCAGCTCAAGCTGGAGAAGTGCCCAGAAGCTGAGCTTGACCTGACACCCATGTATGGGTTATCCATGAAGCCAACACCATACCAACTTCAAGTAGAGACCCACTCCACAG